In Leptolyngbya sp. 'hensonii', the following proteins share a genomic window:
- a CDS encoding glycosyltransferase has product MTPIMVSGMTKVSVIIPIYNGESDLPDLVDCLLAQTLPTEQVEYLLVDNASRDRTPILIQSAMARATAQGMILKYLLEDQIQSSYAARNRGIRVATGEILAFTDADCRPQAAWLEKLMEPFTDPAIGLVAGEILALPGDSLLEQFAEHGKTLSQKHTLAHPFCPYGQTANLAIRRDVLESVGLFRPYLTTGGDADLCWRVLRQTNWRIHFASGATVQHRHRATWKDLMAQWRRYGRSNRYLHDLHGVALQPEWSNREYLYRYSRWLLKELPIVTVRLLMGKATRIDLVSTPLSLACGRARLQGQREAQLPEAAREIAPFEVLATEPIPPRNSID; this is encoded by the coding sequence ATGACCCCAATAATGGTTTCTGGCATGACTAAAGTCTCCGTCATTATTCCCATTTATAACGGTGAATCAGATCTTCCCGATCTGGTGGATTGTTTGCTGGCCCAGACCCTTCCAACTGAACAGGTGGAGTATTTGCTGGTGGATAATGCCAGCCGCGATCGAACGCCCATCCTGATCCAATCAGCTATGGCGAGGGCAACAGCTCAGGGGATGATTCTAAAGTACTTGCTGGAAGACCAGATTCAGAGTTCCTATGCAGCTCGTAATCGGGGCATCAGAGTCGCAACTGGAGAGATTTTGGCCTTCACGGATGCAGATTGTCGGCCCCAAGCGGCATGGCTGGAGAAATTGATGGAGCCGTTTACTGATCCAGCGATCGGGCTGGTGGCTGGGGAAATCCTGGCATTGCCAGGAGATAGCCTGCTGGAGCAGTTTGCTGAGCACGGGAAAACCCTGTCCCAGAAACACACCCTGGCCCATCCCTTCTGTCCTTATGGACAGACTGCCAACCTGGCCATCAGACGGGACGTGTTGGAGTCCGTGGGCCTGTTTCGTCCCTATCTGACGACTGGTGGGGATGCGGATCTATGCTGGCGGGTCTTGCGCCAGACAAACTGGCGGATTCACTTTGCCTCTGGCGCGACCGTGCAACATCGCCATCGGGCCACCTGGAAGGATCTAATGGCCCAGTGGCGACGCTATGGCCGATCAAATCGCTACCTGCACGATCTGCACGGTGTCGCTTTGCAACCAGAGTGGTCCAACCGGGAATACCTCTACCGCTACAGTCGCTGGTTACTGAAAGAATTACCGATCGTCACAGTTCGTTTACTGATGGGCAAAGCCACCCGGATTGATCTGGTCAGTACTCCGCTCAGTCTGGCCTGCGGACGGGCAAGGCTTCAGGGGCAACGAGAGGCCCAATTGCCAGAGGCAGCCCGTGAGATTGCCCCATTTGAGGTGCTGGCAACTGAACCTATTCCACCCCGCAATTCGATAGATTAG